A stretch of DNA from Cannabis sativa cultivar Pink pepper isolate KNU-18-1 chromosome X, ASM2916894v1, whole genome shotgun sequence:
ACTTATGGGTGTCATCCAGCTAATGTTCTCTAACACATCCTTGACTTCTTCTTGAGGCTTCGAAACTGCTGACCATTGCATGTAGATGACTGGAACTGTGACTCCACTGTTTGTTTGAATTGTTGACTCTAGGTTCGCAAGTGCATCTGCATGACTATTGTCGATCATTGgtacttgattaattgatatTTCAGTAAAGCTCGACAGTCTTTCTTTAACAGCTTGGAGGTACGTCACCATCTTTGAGTCCTTGGCCTGGTATGTGCCATTGAATTGGTTGACTATGAGTTGAGAATCTGACGTGATCTCAAGAGCTTTGATATTCATCTCTTTGGCAAGGTTGAGCCCAACATGGAGCGCTTCATActcagtttaattatttgttgccTTGAAGTCACACTTGATTGCTCGTTGAATGACATCTCCTTGGGGTGAGGTGAGAACAATGCCTAAGCCACATCCTCTACTGTTGCTTGAGCCATCTACTGATAACCTCCAGTTAGAGTCAGATTGCTCTTTCAAGCACAATAACTCTTTTTCCCCTTgtacctgttggaaattattttaccaggatcttagatctactcacaagtatgttgtttaaacatcctaaatatgaactttctaaaacgataaattaaacacatataaagttaagaaaaccttacattgatgtagcggaattaatgtctccttccactcaaatctttaacccttgattcctttctgtagcagagtataatcaagatctgagcccgaatgtccttcttcttcaagtttgatccttcacagtcttccaatctatgattgagttactgcttgctgtgtgtgggcactcactcttccactagggtcgaaattgatcaaggagaaaagaagagagagggtttcgaccaggtatagaaagtggggaaggctcagtttttctgaagagagaaatttctgtcagattactaatcaAAGCATTGTgtgagactgagccatcactttctatttataggcaactactaggtttaggttaggatttatttggcattaaaataatgaaaatattaatttgaaaaaccaacttaagtggccggccatggtgtgttattgggcctcacttaattttgcagttttatcaaattttatctctattttctcaaaaacgccaattttccaattctaaccttttaaatgccaaaactaattatttaataactaaaatagattattaaataatattgtcatttaatttaattattaattagacatataaagtccattaataaataaataaacctagaaactcttttctttacaatttcacccctgcttagtgaaaattcataaaattagacatagtctaactttagaattataattgatcaatcacgaatcaattaatgagtcttacaagaagaatgttctcaactagaatggggaccatggatctatatgctgagcttccaataagtgaaccaaatttaccaagtaaattcctacttattaattcttcgttgaatccactcttagaacttagaattgcactctcagacttatatagagcatattgtatgttccacgatatcaatatactatctcatttaaccattgttataatcttattgtgatttaaatatcctctatatagatgatctacaccgagatgggatttctttaccgttctcacccctcaatgtattttgcctcttaaaacacttagctacctgtaaatggtgtttagtgatctaataattagtcagttaaacaagagctcatccatttacttctatttgctaagctcgaagggaatcatcacttgacttctatacaccagtagaagctatagattccatatttatgttcagcactcccactcaatcatactatcatgttcccaaaatatacgtatcaccctgacccgaaagtaggcttaactaataaatctaagaacatgaatagcactcctgagttgagcctaagcatatcaggatttagattcttttaatcttaagatcaattactgatattgacttggaaagatatgtataacggtatgtttgtaatatcttaacttagttgcaatatcggtccagtccaatgtatactccatacattcgaaactagtatactttactaatgtcctggaaagaacataacacttactccaagtgtaagtacacatcatcgctgattatcacatcagtgtaaatccaataacactgatgaaacagggaccaaatcttttgatacatatgatcacaatcacattccactgtgttgacgatactgtaattgtgaataaacatatgatctggatttaactgattttgtgtgtatgaatgtaataaacttattaaacatattaaaccattagcatgtaaaattcatgcaaacatcaatcacttcaaatttcttatattgataactaatcagattgtaaagagttttatttagggcataaaacccaacagtacctGCATGTCACTTGAAAAGTCAGCAATAAATTCAGCTAATACCTGAGATTTGATTGTTGTCCTTGGTTGGAATGTGATGTCGTATTCACTGAGTTCTACTGCCCACTTGGTGAGTCTTCCTGAAAGCTCTGGCTTGTGTAGGATGCTACGAAGTTGATATTGTGTCAACACAATAATAGGGTGGCGTTGAAAATATGGTCTTAGTTTGTGTCCTGCTGTGATAAGTGCTAGTGCTAGTTTCTCAAGTTGGTTGTATCTTGTTTCTACATCTAGAAGAGTCTTTGATTAGCACAGCGCTGACTGCTGTTTCAGACACTGCTAGGTATATGTAGAGTGCTTCTCCATCTTTAGGTTTCGCTAAGAGCGGAGGTGAGGCGAGATATTCTTTAAGTTGTCTAAGTGCATCTTCACATTCCTTTGTCCACTCAAAGTCCTTTGTTTTTCTCAGTGTTGAGAAAAACAAGTGACAACATTTAGAAGATTTTGAAATAAAACGACTGAGTGCTGCTATCCTCTAGGTAAGGCGTTGGACGTCCTTGATTGATTTTGGTGATTGAACGTTTTGTATGGAGCGTATTTAATTTGGGTTTGCTTCAACTCCTCGCTTTGTCACCAAGTATCCTAGAAATTTACCTGAGGAAAAACCAAAAGAACACTTGGCAGGGTTGAGTTTCATATTATGTTTTTCAAGTACCTGGAATGACTGTTCGAGATGATTGAGGTGGTCTGCTGCTGCTAAcaatttgacgagcatgtcattgATATATACTTCCATTGACTTCCCTAGCATGTCTGCAAACATCTAATTTACCAATCTCTAATATGTTGCACGAGCATTCTTTAGTCCAAACTGCATTACCCTGTAACAGAAGGTCCCTTGTTCTGTGATGATTGATGTCTTATCTTGATCATCTGGGTGCATAAGCATCTGGTTGTACCCAGAAaatgcatccatgaagctaaGGAGCTCCTGCCCAGCTGTAGCATCAACAAGCATATCTATGTGAGGGAGTGAGAATGAATCTTGGGGCACGCCTTGTTGCGGTTTGTGAAATCGATACAAATCCTCCACTTTCCATTCTTTTTTGGGACAACAACTAcattggctagccattctggATAGTTGACCTCTCTGGCTGATCCAATGTTGATGAGCTTTTGAATTTCTTCATTGATCACTTTGTTGCGTTCGGAAGtaaattttcttcttttcttcttgacTTGAGGGAAATTGGGGTCTATCTACAACTTATGCATAACAATGTTAGGGTCTATACCTGTCATATCTTTGTGAGACCAAGCAAAGCTGTCATGATGCCTAATGAGAAATTCGATCAACTTTGCTCGAAGTTTCGGTGTGTGCTTGGCCCCAATTGGTACTTCGTGCTACGGGAATTCCTTGCTAATGCTCACTTCGTCTAGTTCCTCCATGTTAGGCTCATCTAGATCAATCATTGCATTTGATTGTTGTAGTTCCTATAAGGTTGACTGTTTTTCTTTTAGGGTGCTGTGATAACACTCTCGCGCTTCTCCTTGTTCCCATGATATTTGCTTTATTCCCCATGGTGTAGGAAATTTGTTAACCTGGTGGTATGTGGATGGCACAACTTTCATCTCATGGATCCATGGTCAGCCAAGGATGGCATTTTATGAAGAAGGACAGTTAACAATGATGAACTTGGTTTGGAGGTTTACTCCTTCTGCCCAAACATGCAATCTTACCTCTCCAATCGAGTGCTTTTGCTCACCACTGAACCCTATTAAGAATGTGGATTTACGGGTGATTGTTGACTTGTCAACTTTCATATCCCTGAGAGCATTGAGAAATAAAATGTTAGCAGAACTCCCAGTATCGATCAATACATGTTTAATAAAATAGTTTGCAATATATAATGAAATGACTAAGGCATCATGGTGAAGGTGGAACAAATCTGTTGCTTTGTCATTGAGAAAGCTGATGGTCTGTCCAACGACTATTTCTGGCTTTCTCGCCATTCCTTGACTGTTGATTGGTTCTCGTGCATGGCGTTTAGCTACTGAATACGTAATTCCACTAACTTCTAATCCTCTTGAGATCACATTCACGGTCCTCACATTCTGAGGGGGTTCAGGTGGATTCTCTTGTCTTTTATCCCCTTCTGCTACAAGTTCTTTGCCTTTATCAGAAAGGAAATCTCGTAGTTGTCCTCGACGAATTAGCCTTGCAACTTCAAACTTGAGTGCTATACATTCAGTTGTGGTGTGTCCGTGCTCGCCATGAAATTCACACCATTTGGTCATATCTTTCAAAGCTTCTGGCTTTTGAATCTTCCTAGGCCACTTGAATTTATTTCCCATGCCTTTCATTACATCAACCACTTCAACAATGTCTATTGTTA
This window harbors:
- the LOC115720412 gene encoding uncharacterized protein LOC115720412 is translated as MGQSSQKFRGYQDKAPIPKYTLTIDIVEVVDVMKGMGNKFKWPRKIQKPEALKDMTKWCEFHGEHGHTTTECIALKFEVARLIRRGQLRDFLSDKGKELVAEGDKRQENPPEPPQNVRTVNVISRGLEVSGITYSVAKRHAREPINSQGMARKPEIVVGQTISFLNDKATDLFHLHHDALVISLYIANYFIKHVLIDTGSSANILFLNALRDMKVDKSTITRKSTFLIGFSGEQKHSIGEVRLHVWAEGVNLQTKFIIVNCPSS